TCTACTTCCCCATCCAATCAGATGAGAGTACCCACAGTTTTTAACCAATAAGTGAAAGAATGGCAAAAACATACTTGACAGACAGGTAAATGagcaaataagaaaaatggctctgtaaaacagagcaaataaatgataatgaaatgtacaaaaataaattctgcagaaaggaagaaagaaaaaaaaaatcaggaagcTTAGTTCCTCTGGGCTACAGACTgcaaacacatcagtgtttatGTGATGTTATGACAGTGGAAATGCTTCCCATCAAGCAGACAGCAGATCAGgaagaaaacactgaaataaaagatTGTTCACGAGTCCAAGTCGAGTCTGAAGTCTCTGTATATCTCACTTAAATGCAACTCGAGTCCCCATCTTTGTCTTCGCCAACCTCAGAAATCTCTTAAACTTCTGGACACATAAAACTGATGGATCTGAACCCCTCAGAGCGCCACTGCATGAGCCAGCCAATCAGGACCAGTGACCAAGTAGACTCCTGATTGGTCGCTGGTTAATGTTTGTGTCTATAGTATCAGGTACTTGGGTTTTTTTATGCTTGATGAAGACTTGTTATTTGTGACTCGGATTCAGGACTTGTCTGGAAGTACTCGCAGCATCCTGTCAGATCAGTCTGGGTTGAACGAACCTCATGTGTCCTGCAGAGGAATCATCAAACCTTAAATATCACACAATCCTAAAGCtcaacagactttttttttattcatatcaaGGTTTGTTTACCTGAAGTCTGTCTTGAAGTAGCCAATCAGAAGTCAGACATCAATCATGTCTGTAAACTGATCGATCAGTTTACATCAGTCCGGTCTTTGAGCAGCAGTGAGCTGTTAAACATGTAAATGGTGTTCTGTGTGTCTCAGTGTCCGGTCgaagtcgcctccacctcctggaTCTGGGCAGCTGTGAGACGGACATCAGTAAGACCAGAGAAGGGGGCGGAGCTcagtgtctgtctctgtctgcgCTGGGAAACGTCATCCTCGCGCTCGCCAACGGGGCCAAACATGTCCCGTACAGGTGGGAGAAGACACCAACCGGCCCATGAATCAGTCTGTTCAAACTCTGATTTTCAGCCTGTTTTGAATGAGGTCCAGATAGTTGGTCCAGAATTGTTTGTCTTTggtaacacagaaaaataaaaataaaaaattgactGTATGTGAATTCAGTATCACATCCTTGTAGTTTTACTCCAGGTCTCTTCAAAGGCAGGATTTCGGATGTGTGAGTATGGCTCACGTGTGGCTTGTAGTTCAAAGTAGGTTCATgaatgtctgatgaggaatgGTTCCTTTCTCCCAATCTGAGCCCAACTGTTGGATGGTGTAATGAAGGGTCTCTGGGGTCCTGTGGGGTTTCTCCATCCagctttctttccctctttctttgGGGCTAACGAGGGTCTCTTGATGTATTATTCAGAGACAGCAGGCTCACTATGCTGCTCAGCCAATCCCTGGGTAACATCAACTGTCGAACCACCATGATCGCCCACATCTCCGACTCACCAGCCAGCTACATGGAGACGCTGACCACGCTGCAGCTGGCCTCCCGCATCCACCGCATGAGGAAGAAGAAGTCCAAAGTACTCCTccttttttcatctttcattcATCCAGTTGAGGCTGAGAGTAAAGTAGAAGAGTAAAATCATAAGCTGGATCAGGACAGGAAATCCTATTGATTCAGTAATAGTGATTCAATGATTATCACAAATTctgcaacaataaaaaaacagccatcagtatgagacaaaaacatgatatttgactgtattttattttattccggtgtttttttcatttagtttgtttttctttttttactgtattgatttttattttatttttttaaaataaattccaaCATTAAGGGATTAATACATTCACTACTATTTATATCAAATcacacatattttatatatattacatatatttttgCTATTATAATGacaattgttattattatcattatttttatttctttaggtCAATTCTGAgtcatgattttgtttttgaactaTATGTAGAAACTTTTTTCTTCACACTAGATGTTTGCAACCAAACATGGTGAAATATGTTGAGCTAAATCCgcaaatatatgtatatgtttaacTTTCTGCAGAAAACCTTGTGAAGACAGTGCTACGATGGCTGTGACTGGTGGAACAGACATTAAGTCAGCTTTTAAGCCGGCCATGTCCAGatcaaaataaagacaaaattcttgtcaaaatgaaaatcaaaatataaaataaaatgagaaatcaATATAATGTAAAActattgtattttatataaatgtgcATTAAGAAAGatcttgaaatgtatttttatgtaaaacaaggTGATTATCGTCCTTGAACCATAATCTAGAAAAGGTAGAAAAGCTATTGCAGCAAATATTAATTGAAATGGTTAGTAAATAATAGagatattaaaacaatgtttattattattattattattattattattattatttggtttCTGAGACTtttggatccagtgtgatttatttataaagcaccagAAACTCAACAATGTCGACCACAGTagtttatattaaaacaaagtccaaatatttaaatgtatatgtGTATCTAAATGCACTAAAACACAGGTAAAAAccatattaaatgtaaaaatggccAAACACCAGGGCTCGGATTACACTGGGGCTTTCGGAGGAGCcttattttcacacatgcatttataTTAGTGCACAGTCAAAAATATGgctactattaaaaaaaactactgaatgcagtttgtttaatcagaaacagcgACAGAGAGTTCTTTAACCACAAAAAGGAGCACAACAGGTGGTTGTGTGGATGCTCACAGCAGACAAcagacaaacaatgctgctggaCACGATGCTGACGGAAACCAAACCTATCATCCGTGTCGTTTTTAGGGCTCCCCTGAACATATCAGCTGAATCTCTTCCGGGGAGCTCATCTGTCATTCAGTAATTCAAACGCTGCCAAACACAAAccttaaaagacataaaagcatCAACTGATTTAGAgttaaaaccaaagaaaataaaaaggttttcaacattttcaaaGTCGAATTGATCCAGGAACATCATTGCTGATCCTGAGAAACAAACTGTAAGGTTAAAAACATCTTACAAATGATTATTGTAGCTATGTTTGATCCTTATTCCTTGTTTGGGTCAAACTGTTGGTTTATTGATCATTAAATTGACATAAATCAGCCCCATATAAAGATGCGGCTGCAGGCTGACAGACCAAATATTAGTTTGTCCATATGATGATATGTATCTAGATGAGTGAGATAAAATATAGAAACTTCAAAATATAACTAAATATGCAAAGAAAGCAGCTGATTGTGGCGTACTCACagttattttttactttctggTTCCACAATGTAACAGTGAATGAAACGTCTCGTGGTATTTGGATTGATTTCCGGAGGCCAGGGTTATGATACAGATCAGGTCAGGGATTCCTGCAGTCATAATTCAGTGAGTCATGATATGACAGATAATCATtgatgttgtttctgtgtgggAAGAGAAGCACTCTCCCCCTTATTCATCTACTTGACAGCttgtatttgtatttcagaGACTGAAAGCTACATAAACACAGGAGTTAATTTAATCTGACTGACATTAAATTTATTCAGGTCTACTCTGCACTTTTAACCTCAGACTGTACCAAGTTCTCCAACATGGGGGTTGCCTTTTAAATCTAAGTTGTTCCCTTTTACTTGCAGTATGCCTCCAGCTCCTCTGGAGGGGAGAGTTCCTGCGAGGAAGGCCCAACCCGTCGGCCCCCTCATCTTCGGCCCTTCCACCCTCGGACTGTGGCCCTGGACCCAGACATCCCCCTACTGCTCTCCAGTGATCCAGACTATTCCTCCAGCAGCGAACAGTCCTGTGACACCGTCATCTACGTTGGGCCTGGAGGGATGGCAGTATCCGACCGAGAGCTGAGCGACAATGAGGGCCCACCTTCCTTTGTCCCCATCATCCCCTCCCTGAACAAAAAGAGGGTCAAAGAAGCACCTAGGACTGATAGCAACCACCTTAAGTGCAACACATTTGCAGAGCTGCAGGAGAGACTGGATTGCATCGATGGCAGTGAGGGCCCGTCCACATTCAACTCAGAGACTGCAGTGGCACCAGCAGTGAAGACCGGATCTGCTAAACCTGTAGAGGAGATGCTGCCATCCACACATGACAAGAACTCCTCCCAGGGCCTCTCAGAAAGTATACCAACAACATTCGCACCAGATCAGAGGGAGTTCACGCTCCACTCAGGTGGATGCCTCGAGGACTCCTCCAAAAGGACAAGTGCAGACGGGGAAAAACTCTCAGCCACCCCCATTCAGCCATGCTTGATGGGGCCCAGCTGGGCTTCCAGCCAGGACTCAGAACCTGTGGTGCGTGAGAAGGTCTACCTTAGAGAAGGTGTGCCTAGGCCTTCAGCCTCACCATCCCTACACAGGACTTCCAGGGCAGCACCTAAGCCTGAAGAGGCTCTCAGCAGGATTCCCCCAGTAGGGATGAGCTATCAAGGCCTCCCTCTTCGGCCACCTGACATGGACAGGGCCCATCATACCAGCAGGTACCCTGCTGAAGTCAGCAACCTCCGGGCAGCTCTGTTGGGAAGATGCCTGGACAGGGATTTTTTGAGGACCACCGTCACACTGCAGCAGCCTGTGGAACTGAACGGGGAGGATGAGCTCGTGTTCACTGTCGTTGAGGAGCTTCCTCACGGTCTGGTTCCAGACAACGGCCGTCCCTCCAACCTCCTCAACTTTAATGCTGACCTATCTCTGCAGGCCTTAgcctctggttctggtccagtcaGCATCATTAGCAGCATCAACGATGAGTACGATGCATACACATCACAGCATGAAGCTGAGCCACTGGAGTGGCAGCCGTCAGTCAGTTCATGGCCGGTTGAGAGTGAAGGCAGCCGTTTGACAGGCAGGCCTTTCCTGAGTGATGAGACGGTTTCTGCAGAGAGTTCGTTCATGCTGACCTCACCAAGTTTATTCCACAGGCAGCCTTTTCTGCAGCATGGCCTGAAGAGCTCATTGAATGACAGCGGCATCTGTTTCTCAGAGCTGGACAGTGACCCCGCTACCCCAAACAAACCACCTTTTACCAAGTGCCCGCCATCCCCTGACTCAACCAAAGCCTCCCCCAAATGCTCCCCTAAGGTGAGAGCTAGCACCCTTAACACTGCAGTGTCAGCACAGATTCCCCATCACTCCAGCCTTCCCTGGAAAACCAAGCCTACCTCATCTGCAGCTGTGGGCTGCAGCCGGCAAGAAGGCAGACACGAAAATACTTTGCTTCAGGGAAGCAGTTACTTTGATCCCAGAGAGGCTGAATTCCTCTCTGCAGGTAAACCACCAAGAAGTGGCACAACTATCGTTTCCTCCAAGAAGTCTGGAGGGAACAGCAACAGTGTACCTCGGCCTCCAAAGGCACAAGCCTCCTCTTCAGCTCAGAGGGTCGTGGATGGATGTGAGAAGTCCAGCAGAAGAGGAGATACTCTCATCAAGCTGCCGAGGCTCACCCGAGGAGCAACAACTCTGGGAACCATTTCCACCCCTCAGAGCTTTGAATCTAAATGGAGTCATGAAGCCCCATCAGCGATCGGCACACTGAGGTTTTCATCGCTGGGAAAAAAGTCAAATGGACAAAAGAGCAGCACAATCTCCAAGTCTGGATCTGGAAATatctctcctccatctccacctgtCCGACAGTCCAGTCAAGATCTAAAGACGAGGTCTCCAAGTGCCTTAAAAACCAGCGGCGACACTGGAAAGTTTGCGTTCCCTAAAGCCTCAGCTTCAGAGGAGGAATTCGGAGTCAGGCTTAGAGCTGATTCGTTCAGCCATAGGACATCCAGTTTAAAGACCGATCACGGTTCTACTAAGACATCTTCCAGCCTGAAGTCCAGAGGGGCCAAAGCAGATTCTTCCAGGTACTATGGGAGTCTGATGTCTCTGGAGAGATGTGAAAGTCCAACTTCAGCTGGTTCCAAATCTGAGGTGTTGAAGGAGAACAGTAGTGTCGTTTCAGGCGCCAGCACCAGGGCCACTAGATTAGTACCAAGACTTGGGCTTCCAGCCTCCACCTCAGTCTTGTCCTCTCAAGTCTCTCTTTCTGGTTTTGCGACCTCCAGTAAACTGGGTCAAGTCCGAGGCAGCGGAGGTTCCCGAACAGCTGCTTTAGGTGGGATAAAGGTTCGAACAATGTCTGCAAGCAGCTCCAAGAGCCCGAGCTCTTCCCCAAAACCTCCTGATCATGCAGCTGGACGCAATGTCAGCCTGCCTCCAACTGGCAAGTCCCCTGCTCGCTCTGGAACTGGAGCCAAGACTGGGAGAGGCACCATCATGGGCACAAAGCAGGCCATCAACAGGGCAGCCAACAGCCGGGTCAGTGAGCTGGCTGCTGGGAGCCCTAGAAAGCAGCTGAGTCAGGGGTCTGGACCTGACAGCACACCACTGCCATCGCCTTATAGCAAGATTACGGCACCTCGGAGGCCACAGCGCTACAGCAGTGGGCATGGCAGCGACAACAGTAGCATCCTCAGTGGGGAGCTGCCCCCTGCCATGGGCCGCACCGCCTTGTTTTACCACAGCGGAGGCAGCAGCGGCTACGAGAGCATGATCCGAGACAGCGAGACCACCGGCAGCACCTCATCAGCCCATGACTCTATGAGTGAGAGTGGAGCATCATTGTCCAACAGAGGCAGAGTTTCCAAATCACCCAAAAAGAGAGGAAATGGTGAGTCCATATCTTAGaggcagaaatgtttttttcaggttAAAATGGTGATTTCGTTGGTGGAGATGAGACATAGCTGATCAGTTTAACACTTGAAAGAGGCACTACTGAACCCCCCTCATCTATCTTGCATCTTATATGTACTCTGAGCTCCTACCACatagtaaaagtcagttctatatttactcttgttttatcttttcttctgtccctttctctcttttttctctccttctccaATAATATCCTTGTACGTTTGTTGAATTAACCACTTTGCCATTAAACTAGTCAGGAATGCGAAGGAGTTTAAAGATCAGGGTTGCATGGTGCAACTTTAACTTGGAGATTTCACTCAGGATTCAAAGCAAACGGCCTCTGCAGGTTGCCATAAGAATATCTTTCACAGTTTTTAATATCATGTCCATGCTTACATCCTCCTAGAGAGGCGTGAAGATAAACTGTAATAATGGATGCTGTCACTCTTATGCTTCTCTCAGTTATTTTGTGGAGATAAAAATGTGGATCCTGATAATGGTCTAGGAGGAAAGAACATTGAGCCACTAAAATCAACAATTGGTGCCACAGATTTCAAAAATGACTGTCCATATtaagttcagtttatttacataACCCCTATTCACCACAAAAGTCATCTCATAGCAGATTATAGGTCTGAATAAGTAAATAATCTATTTCTAACCCAGGTATTCCACGGTGAGGAgaggtgcatcatgggacatccttCAATAGTTTTGGCTTATATAAGCATAACTAAAGGTTTGGGTTAGGGTCCCCAAGCCAGCCCTAGCTttatcaaaaaaacaaaaaggtttaaaGCAGAGATAGGCAACGTCAGACCTTGAGGGCCACAGTGTTTTAGGTTTAATATGTTTCCTTGTTTTAAAACCCCTGTTTCAGTCACCCAGTCTTTGTGCTGAACTTCACAATAAGCTGCtgaatccatttgatttgaatcaggtgtgttggaacagaGAAATATCTAAAATGGCAGGACAGTTGCCCTTGAGGACAGGAGTTTCCCATCCCTGGTTTGAAGGGTTcatgaataaacaaatcaaagtaTCATCTGCGTAACTATAAACATTTCTTCCATCCTGTCTAATAATAATACCTAATGGACTCATGTGCAACTTAAAAAGTATCTGCCCAAGTAGAGAACCCCAAGGAACTCCATGACTTACTCTGCTGTAAAAAGAAGACTCATCGTTTACATGAACAAGCTGGACTTAAACCACCTGAATCCAGTTCTTTTAATCACAATAGCATGTTCAAGCTGCTCTAGCAGAATTTTCTGATCCCCTGAGATCCAACAGGACCAGAACAGACAGGAGTCCAATATTTTGGTTGATCTTGATATcatgattttaatatttttgcaaGTGTTATCAGCCTTGCTCATCTTTTCTTTCTGGGAGTTGTGCTCAGATTGTACAGACCTCAAAGTGTTTTTGTGACACAGAGAAGCATACAGCTCTCACCACGATGAACACTGCCCTCCTGCAGTCAAAGATGATGAACAAAGTTGGTTTATAAAAGCGTCTTTTAGATATTTAAAGAGGATGAGTCTGAGCTGATGGTGAATAAAAAGTAGTTTTCTCAACTCTCAGAGCAGCGTGGGAACCCACTGTTCCTCCTCCAAGGTGAAAGCAGAGCTAAGACATTATTGTTGCTGCTCTGTTTGTAACATAAGACACAAAAACCATAAAGATGAGTTATCTGAAGgtttaaattaacttttaatAGAGCAGAGGGCTTTTTGAAAAGGTCTGAAATATGAATGAAACATCAGCTCCTCTCAGAAAGCTGGTGTGCATTTCATCTGAGcgggtttgttttaaaatgaggtTTAATGGTTAAAGTCTGCAAATGAGTCCGAAACTAAGAGCCATGAAACACATCTTCTCTGGAAGCCAAAGAGAGAAATTAACATATTGATGACTTTTACCAGATTGTGCTGCCATATCGGTGTGATGATAGGATGAACGCTGCTCTTCACAACAATATTATGGAACCTTTGAGAATGCAAGAAATCATGGCTGCACAATGAATCCATCTGTCTGCAGAGACGTCAACGCAGGGGCAGCGTCCTCCACCTCCAGCTGATTACGATTCATGCTGCAGATCCAGGAGTGCACGTTGGATCTGTGCTCGTGTGATCCTCCTACCGTCAGATCAACTCATTTCTGCATCATGAATGTTTCATGAGGCCGATTCCCAGAGTACATATCCaattatcacacacacactccctccTCAGTCAGGATGTTAATCTTCAATGGTATCTGTTGTGTTGCTCTTTCTTCCTCCTGGTTAGTTTGTCAGATTACACCTCCAAGCCATTTTTGGCTATTTTTTGATtatctgatatttttctaaatgttaaaatacacagtataaaccagtctataggaggtgaagcttttaatcccagtcagcatgcagacatgatgtttccagcctcaactggcagattctgaggctaaaatgatgtaaaatcaatgtatcaatagataaagcagcataaaggccgaccagaagaagaaagcagaatttattactaatttatttattactaacagaacttccaggagaaaaaatattggcattgaaacaaacacaaaacaaaaactaattacttatttacacttttgtctcatttccagttattcctgctactatttacctgctatcctcactaaaccaactccagctcagctgctttgtggcgccaccgtgcatcagaaacatcttcttggctttattccagccatagaggagcattatttttcttcttttcacacacacatagaactttctgctcactggttgatctttggctgctcctgattggacgttaccgtcaatttaggctctctgattggtggaaagtctgacaggaagtggttttatcataatttccgggtcaaaatagaggtcttgtagcaacatagtagtgatagtaaTCTTTTTTAAGATGAATTTGTGATAGGTAATGGTgctatcatggatcattgtggatttaccacagagtctctgaataaaactacatttagcaGCTgaattgtaaacctcctggatgggatataaatgcctggaaaacttccgtagatcatctaaagcgttatctatccatcacaatttaccccacagagctgtACACTACCATTCCTGAGAAACTGCTGACCATCTTTGCGATAGTTCTTGGAGGTGCAGGAGAtctggtggagttttaagggttaaagcaACCACTTAAATTAAGCCAACTGCTGCCGCAGGATAAGAAATCTAGAAGTGTAAATAAAGAGGTAAATGTGTGTGAggcttccctcactcctgaacaagaccctgagatgcctgaactcctccacttggggcaggacctcatttcCAACCTGTAGAGACCATGAAAATATTTAGCAACATTAAAATGCTTAAGTTCTGATCAAAGTTCACATGCTGATAGGCTTCTCTGGAAACATCTTCCACTCGAGGCTCGAATGTCAGCTTGTTTGTTTGCAACTTGCATCACAAGTTAAACTCTTTGTTCGTTACTGTGACCAGATGCAGTATTTGAGTTGCTGCTAAACACCATCAACAATCTGATAACCACAGAAGGTTTGATTCTTCCAGAAATGATCTCCTGatcaataaattcttcacatTCTCCCTAACATCCAGGAAGGATGTGCTGCAGTAGTCAGTAAATGAGTCTAAGTAGGCCTCAATTAAAATATActaaacaagattaaaaaatacaggaaaaatacagaaatatagaagaaaatagaataaagtGAAGCGACATCAGTGCAAATTTGAGTAAACTTTTGAAATAGAGCTCACAATATTTGTTTCCAGTCGATACTTTCTGGCCCTCAATGCATTCACAtaaatggagcgtgttggacatcaggcTCCTATGATGGCACACACGTGTCACGTGAAAGCAGCGTGGAGAATTTTAGCTCGCGACTGCAcctcgttcatttaaaagagccgttcaaaagaatctaTTCGTTCATGAGAGTCACATCTCTAATTGATAAGTAGtgtaataaatagaataaaaatggattaaatgtaatttttgtccCACCTTTCAAACTTCCAGTTTCCAAGTTTGATCCAACCAGCCTTTATAAACACAGGCTGGATTTTATTCACATCCTGAATCCTCCTTTTTTTCCAGGAGGCTTCCTCCGGCGGCGGCTGATCCCAGCCCCCCTTCCGGACTCTTCCTCGCTGGGAAGGAAGGTGGGGGGTCAGTGGGTGGACCTTCCCTCGCTAGGCGGCGCCCTGAAGGAGCCGTTTGAGATA
The sequence above is drawn from the Melanotaenia boesemani isolate fMelBoe1 chromosome 22, fMelBoe1.pri, whole genome shotgun sequence genome and encodes:
- the kif26aa gene encoding kinesin-like protein KIF26A isoform X2 — protein: MDWKELAAQKLSLSRRRKSQPCSPPSEAPGPLPPVLYTGGFSGALQLSPPAIPPCLLRAGSKVKDTPGMGKVRVMVRICSVHSSESSESMSFLKVDGRKKQLTLCEPAANRRSSTSAPKTFTFDAIFPQDASQAEVCSGTVAEVIQSVVNGADGCIFCFGHANLGKTYTLIGRDCSTLSLGVAPTAISWLFKLIEERREKSGARFSIRVSAVEISGREEVLTDLLAQLSSSAGGHQEAPGPAVSLREDPVCGSQLQNQTELRATSAERAAFILDAALAERSSTRMPSDQEAQRNSHFLFTLHLYQERPDKSSKATVSGRSRLHLLDLGSCETDISKTREGGGAQCLSLSALGNVILALANGAKHVPYRDSRLTMLLSQSLGNINCRTTMIAHISDSPASYMETLTTLQLASRIHRMRKKKSKYASSSSGGESSCEEGPTRRPPHLRPFHPRTVALDPDIPLLLSSDPDYSSSSEQSCDTVIYVGPGGMAVSDRELSDNEGPPSFVPIIPSLNKKRVKEAPRTDSNHLKCNTFAELQERLDCIDGSEGPSTFNSETAVAPAVKTGSAKPVEEMLPSTHDKNSSQGLSESIPTTFAPDQREFTLHSGGCLEDSSKRTSADGEKLSATPIQPCLMGPSWASSQDSEPVVREKVYLREGVPRPSASPSLHRTSRAAPKPEEALSRIPPVGMSYQGLPLRPPDMDRAHHTSRYPAEVSNLRAALLGRCLDRDFLRTTVTLQQPVELNGEDELVFTVVEELPHGLVPDNGRPSNLLNFNADLSLQALASGSGPVSIISSINDEYDAYTSQHEAEPLEWQPSVSSWPVESEGSRLTGRPFLSDETVSAESSFMLTSPSLFHRQPFLQHGLKSSLNDSGICFSELDSDPATPNKPPFTKCPPSPDSTKASPKCSPKVRASTLNTAVSAQIPHHSSLPWKTKPTSSAAVGCSRQEGRHENTLLQGSSYFDPREAEFLSAGKPPRSGTTIVSSKKSGGNSNSVPRPPKAQASSSAQRVVDGCEKSSRRGDTLIKLPRLTRGATTLGTISTPQSFESKWSHEAPSAIGTLRFSSLGKKSNGQKSSTISKSGSGNISPPSPPVRQSSQDLKTRSPSALKTSGDTGKFAFPKASASEEEFGVRLRADSFSHRTSSLKTDHGSTKTSSSLKSRGAKADSSRYYGSLMSLERCESPTSAGSKSEVLKENSSVVSGASTRATRLVPRLGLPASTSVLSSQVSLSGFATSSKLGQVRGSGGSRTAALGGIKVRTMSASSSKSPSSSPKPPDHAAGRNVSLPPTGKSPARSGTGAKTGRGTIMGTKQAINRAANSRVSELAAGSPRKQLSQGSGPDSTPLPSPYSKITAPRRPQRYSSGHGSDNSSILSGELPPAMGRTALFYHSGGSSGYESMIRDSETTGSTSSAHDSMSESGASLSNRGRVSKSPKKRGNGGFLRRRLIPAPLPDSSSLGRKVGGQWVDLPSLGGALKEPFEIKVYEIDDLERLQRRREAVTGSEGLLYFNARLRMLERRQQQIRELRSKHEQLKVELEEAKNRLMLQPSKWSGEFDVDQDLDRDSQEYLDALVQVTSELEFCVNLCKSRVMMETCFDVAVTTTAAVPGGQQRMEA
- the kif26aa gene encoding kinesin-like protein KIF26A isoform X1, encoding MDWKELAAQKLSLSRRRKSQPCSPPSEAPGPLPPVLYTGGFSGALQLSPPAIPPCLLRAGSKVKDTPGMGKVRVMVRICSVHSSESSESMSFLKVDGRKKQLTLCEPAANRRSSTSAPKTFTFDAIFPQDASQAEVCSGTVAEVIQSVVNGADGCIFCFGHANLGKNTVHFLLTHAHVLNASRRPCVASAPSGKTYTLIGRDCSTLSLGVAPTAISWLFKLIEERREKSGARFSIRVSAVEISGREEVLTDLLAQLSSSAGGHQEAPGPAVSLREDPVCGSQLQNQTELRATSAERAAFILDAALAERSSTRMPSDQEAQRNSHFLFTLHLYQERPDKSSKATVSGRSRLHLLDLGSCETDISKTREGGGAQCLSLSALGNVILALANGAKHVPYRDSRLTMLLSQSLGNINCRTTMIAHISDSPASYMETLTTLQLASRIHRMRKKKSKYASSSSGGESSCEEGPTRRPPHLRPFHPRTVALDPDIPLLLSSDPDYSSSSEQSCDTVIYVGPGGMAVSDRELSDNEGPPSFVPIIPSLNKKRVKEAPRTDSNHLKCNTFAELQERLDCIDGSEGPSTFNSETAVAPAVKTGSAKPVEEMLPSTHDKNSSQGLSESIPTTFAPDQREFTLHSGGCLEDSSKRTSADGEKLSATPIQPCLMGPSWASSQDSEPVVREKVYLREGVPRPSASPSLHRTSRAAPKPEEALSRIPPVGMSYQGLPLRPPDMDRAHHTSRYPAEVSNLRAALLGRCLDRDFLRTTVTLQQPVELNGEDELVFTVVEELPHGLVPDNGRPSNLLNFNADLSLQALASGSGPVSIISSINDEYDAYTSQHEAEPLEWQPSVSSWPVESEGSRLTGRPFLSDETVSAESSFMLTSPSLFHRQPFLQHGLKSSLNDSGICFSELDSDPATPNKPPFTKCPPSPDSTKASPKCSPKVRASTLNTAVSAQIPHHSSLPWKTKPTSSAAVGCSRQEGRHENTLLQGSSYFDPREAEFLSAGKPPRSGTTIVSSKKSGGNSNSVPRPPKAQASSSAQRVVDGCEKSSRRGDTLIKLPRLTRGATTLGTISTPQSFESKWSHEAPSAIGTLRFSSLGKKSNGQKSSTISKSGSGNISPPSPPVRQSSQDLKTRSPSALKTSGDTGKFAFPKASASEEEFGVRLRADSFSHRTSSLKTDHGSTKTSSSLKSRGAKADSSRYYGSLMSLERCESPTSAGSKSEVLKENSSVVSGASTRATRLVPRLGLPASTSVLSSQVSLSGFATSSKLGQVRGSGGSRTAALGGIKVRTMSASSSKSPSSSPKPPDHAAGRNVSLPPTGKSPARSGTGAKTGRGTIMGTKQAINRAANSRVSELAAGSPRKQLSQGSGPDSTPLPSPYSKITAPRRPQRYSSGHGSDNSSILSGELPPAMGRTALFYHSGGSSGYESMIRDSETTGSTSSAHDSMSESGASLSNRGRVSKSPKKRGNGGFLRRRLIPAPLPDSSSLGRKVGGQWVDLPSLGGALKEPFEIKVYEIDDLERLQRRREAVTGSEGLLYFNARLRMLERRQQQIRELRSKHEQLKVELEEAKNRLMLQPSKWSGEFDVDQDLDRDSQEYLDALVQVTSELEFCVNLCKSRVMMETCFDVAVTTTAAVPGGQQRMEA